Proteins from one Juglans microcarpa x Juglans regia isolate MS1-56 chromosome 6S, Jm3101_v1.0, whole genome shotgun sequence genomic window:
- the LOC121237180 gene encoding acyl-CoA-binding protein-like, translated as MGLKEEFEEYAEKAETLPENTSNESKLILYGLYKQATVGPVNTGRPGMFSMKERAKWDAWKAIEGKSKEEAMSDYITEVKQLQEEAVASA; from the exons ATGGGTTTGAAGG aggagtttgaggagtATGCTGAGAAAGCCGAGACCCTGCCGGAGAATACCTCAAACGAAAGCAAGCTTATTCTCTATGGGCTGTACAAGCAGGCCACCGTTGGACCAGTGAACACCG GCCGTCCTGGAATGTTCAGCATGAAGGAGAGAGCAAAGTGGGATGCATGGAAGGCTATCGAAG GAAAATCCAAGGAGGAAGCAATGAGTGATTACATAACCGAAGTGAAACAGTTGCAGGAAGAAGCTGTGGCATCTGCCTGA
- the LOC121237179 gene encoding 26S proteasome non-ATPase regulatory subunit 11 homolog encodes MSSSYLLATTDSIAQALEAKTPAEAISILYRVLENPSSSAEALRIKEQAITNLSDLLRQENRAEDLRNLLTQLRPFFNLIPKAKTAKIVRGIIDAVAKIPGTSDLQISLCQEMVQWTRAEKRTFLRQRVEARLAALLMENKEYSEALNLLSSLIKEVRRLDDKLLLVDIDLLESKLHFSLKNLPKAKASLTAARTAANAIYVPPAQQGTIDLQSGILHAEEKDYKTAYSYFFEAFEAFNALEDPRAVFSLKYMLLCKIMVSQADDVSGIISSKAGLQYVGPELDAMKAVADAHSKRSLKLFETALRDFKAQLEEDPIVHRHLSSLYDTLLEQNLCRLIEPFSRVEITHIAELIELPVDHVEKKLSQMILDKKFAGTLDQGAGCLVIFDDPKIDAIYLATLETISNVGKVVDSLYVRSAKIMA; translated from the coding sequence ATGTCTTCTTCATATCTCCTAGCAACTACTGATTCTATTGCTCAGGCTTTAGAAGCCAAGACCCCAGCTGAGGCCATCTCTATTCTTTACCGTGTGCTTGAAAACCCATCATCTTCTGCTGAAGCCTTACGGATAAAGGAACAGGCAATCACAAATCTTTCAGATCTTCTAAGGCAAGAGAATCGGGCAGAGGATCTCCGAAACCTTTTGACCCAATTGAGgccctttttcaacttaattcCCAAGGCAAAGACTGCAAAAATTGTTCGTGGGATAATTGATGCAGTAGCTAAAATACCAGGCACGTCTGATCTCCAGATTTCCCTCTGCCAAGAAATGGTGCAGTGGACCCGTGCTGAAAAGCGAACTTTCCTACGTCAAAGAGTGGAGGCAAGGCTTGCAGCTCTTTTGATGGAAAACAAAGAGTACTCAGAAGCTTTAAATCTCCTTTCTAGCTTAATAAAGGAAGTGAGAAGGCTAGATGACAAGCTTCTGCTTGTGGACATAGACTTGTTGGAGAGCAAGCTCCATTTCTCTTTAAAGAATCTCCCCAAAGCCAAGGCTTCTCTGACAGCTGCTAGAACTGCTGCCAATGCCATATATGTGCCCCCAGCTCAACAGGGTACTATAGATTTGCAGAGTGGGATCCTTCATGCAGAAGAAAAGGACTACAAAACTGCTTATAGCTATTTCTTTGAAGCTTTTGAAGCTTTCAATGCTCTTGAAGATCCGAGGGCAGTATTTAGCCTCAAGTATATGCTGTTATGCAAAATCATGGTGAGCCAGGCTGATGACGTGTCGGGAATAATATCATCCAAAGCTGGGCTGCAATATGTGGGGCCTGAGCTGGATGCAATGAAGGCTGTGGCTGATGCCCATTCGAAACGCTCTTTGAAGCTTTTTGAGACTGCCCTCAGGGATTTCAAGGCTCAGCTAGAGGAAGATCCTATTGTCCACAGGCACCTCTCTTCTCTGTATGACACGTTATTGGAGCAGAATCTCTGCAGGTTGATTGAACCTTTCTCCAGGGTTGAGATTACTCATATTGCTGAGCTGATTGAGCTACCGGTTGATCATGTCGAGAAGAAATTGTCTCAGATGATTTTGGATAAGAAGTTTGCGGGTACTCTGGATCAGGGTGCTGGATGCCTCGTCATTTTTGACGATCCCAAGATAGATGCAATTTATCTGGCTACACTGGAAACCATTTCAAATGTTGGCAAGGTCGTGGATAGCCTCTATGTTAGGTCTGCCAAGATAATGGCATGA